The Pyrus communis chromosome 14, drPyrComm1.1, whole genome shotgun sequence sequence TAAGTAATTTTGTCAATCCATAAAAAGTTGTAAGGGATATTACTGTTTTAATTACTAACAAAGCGAGAAAAAAGAGTTTAAACTCGAGACATAATAAATTGAAAATGATGTCTTATTTATCAACAAATTGAGaagttttgaaaaataaaacgtAGCcataaagtaaaaacaataatGTAAGTTAGACTAGTTAACCTGAGTAACCAATTCACTTTTTTGGCTCGAATTAGAGTAGCGTTTCCCAAAGAGTAGTTTAAAATGTTGcaaatttgtttgtttggttgtttttttttttttttttttttttttgaaaaattaaaaatatcaatggGGAGTTGGGCATTTTACATGCCGATTGGTTTATTGTATGGGCTTGGCTAGTAAAATAACTTAACCGATATGTGGGCACCCTTATCAGTTTAAGCTCGGGGTGGCCTTCTACTACCTCATTGGGCTAATTGTTCTTTTCCTACTTTTCTATCGCCTTTCAATTATGTTTCATTTGCAGATGACACTTTACTATATtgacaaaaagtaataatatCTATGTATTTTAATGCAAGTTTGATCCCAATTGATCCTCCTCTCCTCCTTAACATTCAACACTTTAACCCACAAACGTAATCGcttcttaaaaaatatatatatatatatatatatatatttcatctTCAAAAGAAACAAACATAATTGTCATATTAGTCCACCATAGAGATCAAAACTTGAAACGAACTCTAAGCTTTATATCCATTGCGTCTCGAGCGTTTGGAGGGCAGTTTTCAAGGGCATCTCAGATTTTCAAAAGACAACACCCAGCTCTTACATGAAGAATTTTTGAGTTTAGGAATCAATTGACCCACATTGCCCCAATGTGGATTCCCCTGGCATATATCAACGCTAAATTAAGGACAAAAGAAAGTGTCAAGATCGTTTCCATTAGattgtagtgtttgtttgttGGTGAATTATCAAATGCAATTATACTCAATTTGTTGCATTAGTTTAGTGTTTGGTAGAGAGTCAAGGAACATTCATGAGAAACTTTTTCATGACCAATTAAACGATCAACCTCCATAACCCACCAAATATCTCATATGTCAACAAACAGTTATAGTCCCTATCGAATTGTTTAAGAAACCACGTGGTTTGTTTGCAAATTGCAGTGCATAATCTTCTCATTTCCCCACTTGTTTCTTCTTCGCCAGGCCTACTTCCATCcataattttgatattttagcAAAACAAACTGCACTCGCACTAGTCCACAAGAAATAAATTACGATGAAATATAACCATTTTTTAGGTCATAACAACGAATTAGTTACGAATGCGCATTGATATCTCTTATTTACCAGTAAGGATGATATATTTAACGCAATACTTTATATTTCTGATTCATTTAATGAAATGCGTCAAATTTTTGATTCGTTTAACATAATAAGTTTAACAACGATTAGACTTTGTTCAATCATCACATGCATATCTCCATGCCAAGATAATGAAACATAAAcaatataacaaataaatagaATTCGTAATTTATTCTTGAATATccgaataaaatataaaaataataataataatttgctTCCGCACAAATTACACAAGCTTTGACGTGACGTTTTTCCAACTCGTACCCTTTCCACCGCCAAATATCCCCTTTTCGAACCGCTGGCGCCAACCGTGCACCACCCACTGTAGTTAACACCTCGCTCCACTGAACCACCGCCACTTAAGTTATCTAATTCCAATTCTACCCCTACACAATTACAATATTCCTCACTCGTCCCTTCTTCCTCACAAGAGTTCGCGCTACCTGAATATTCCCTCACCACCGTCCATCCGTCCGATTCCCAATTCGCCCCTGCCTCCGTCGCCAATTTACTAATCCGGTTCCTGGCAGAAAGCTCATACTCCTGCTCGTCCTCTTCATAGACGTCGTCGTTTTGATCACCGAACTCGGAGTTAACCCAGTCGAGCACGGACCGTGGCGACGAATCGGCGACTGCATTAAGCGACGCGGAAGCCAGAAATGGGTGCTGCAGCAGCTGATCGCAGCTCCACCGCTCCTTCGGGTCCCTACTCAGACACTTGCTGAGAAAATCGCGGCCCGTTTCGGACAACTGGGTCGGGAAACGGGGCAATTCACCCGACAACCCGATCCGAGCCAGCGTCTCCATCCCGCGATCCTCCCAAGCGGGCCTTCCGGTCACCATCTCGATAATCGTGCAGCCCAACGACCATATGTCGGACTCCGGCCCCTGATATTCCCCGTTAATGACCTCCGACGCCATCCAAAGCGGACTTCCTCGCGGCGTGATCCTACTCGTCCACATGTCATCCGACGAGACAATCGCCGACCCGAAATCGGCGAGCTTGGCTTGGTTAATCGCGGGGCCCACCAGGACATTTCTCCCCTTGACGTCGCAGTGGACAATGCCCTTGGAGTGAACGTGCTTCAGCGCCGAAACGACGCACCAAACGCGGGACCGCAGCGTCGTTTCGTCCACGTCGGCGTCCACCGCGGTGCCACCTGGCAACAACTCCAAGTGGAGATTACGAAACGACGTCGCAGATTCGCACGAAACGTCGTCGCGGAGGTAACTCACGACGTGCGGCGAGGAGAGTGACCGGAGAATTCGAATTTCGTTCTCCAGCGCCTCCAGCTGGCCGGGAAGACACGCGGCTTGATCGACCGACTTGACGGCGAAGACATGACCGTCCGATTTGCTGACCCCGATGCTGACGGTGCCGAACGACCCTCTTCCTATGCATTTTCCTCGTACCCAAGAAACCGTGTCGTGAGAATGTTGAGTGTTTGAGTTCATTTTTCCCATGTCGGAATTTTTTTTGCGTGTTTTCGATTTGGGTCCAACCGGGTATTTATATGTGCGGGAGATCCAACCGAAAGTTCGTAtatacctttttattttttattttttaatttatcggAAAAGATATAaggagaatttttttttgtgagggTGACATGGAAATTGCAAAAGGATAAACAGGGGAAAGGGCGCGTGTGTGATGACGTCAGTGAGGCATCTCTGCCCCTTGGTTTGTGTTTACGTAGGGAATGGATGGTGGGGTGGTGGAAAGATACTTGGTTTGGGAGGTCTATCCTTATCCAAGTAACCGAACTTGTGTTTCGATCTTGGACCGTCGATTTGGCACCTCTTCACTTGTCCAAGTGTTTAAGGTCCAATTGTATAGGTCGTATGTGGATGTCTCGAAGCTAATTCATTTGGTGAAATTTGATCATGAAGTTTTGTCGGTTACCAATCATAGTTAATATTGTAATTATGTTTGACTCTCGTTTAAAAGTTGCAAGTGAGGTTCACATACACAAGCAATATAAGTATGtgaaatgatatattttatcATGTTCAAATCTTGAAGCGAAATTTTTGTTAGAAATTTAATTTTGGTTAAAATCGTACATAACACTCGTAAACATGAGCAACGTAAGCAGatgaaatgatatattttataatCTGTCAGAACATTATGTGCAATCTTGGAGCTTAACCTtgtcaaaaatttcattttgattaaaagatgACGTGTGCTATGACATCCATTTGACCAAAAGATGACGTGTGCTATGACACCAGTATTTAATTTCGGCATGTGGTTGTCACTTGTCATGGGTTACTAGTTACCAATCTTTGCCGCCAacttacttttgtttttgtgaaggaaaaagaaaatagaaaaatagagTGCAGGATGATGGGGTGGTAGAAGGCATTGTGGTTGGGTGGGCAACAAGATCTGGACCCTTTGATTCGTTGACTTAAACTATATTCTCACGGTCTTGCTGTCGCTCCTCCATTGGATACTAAATATTTAACTACTAATACTTTATTTTTGGTGAGTCTGCATGAATGCTGATGCGGACGTGACACTCTGTATTacgattaattaaataattcgTTATTTTGTGAATATTAGAGAGGTGGAAAAATTGGTTGCCAAATATATTTGGAGCGGTGGGAGCTCTACACATCATGTAGAGGGGAAAAAGATAGGGATCATAGAGATCCCGAGATcttatccgttcatcgtacatcgcgcggtcaaaaattattttaaaattaaatataaatagtacctaacgaaaactgatcgcacgatatataaTGAACAGGTGAGATCACGTAATCCCTAGGATTCTTAGAAAAATGATCATCATTTTTCATGTAGAGGCACAACAGCTTTTAGTTGGTGGGCCTGCCTTGTGGTGACATGGCGGGAAAGGGTAGGTCCACGTTGGCGGGAGAGCTTTGGATGGCGCCAAGGGAGGGAGATGCTTGTGGGTGGCTGTTTTTTTTGGCAAGTGAGAAAAGAAGGTGAGTGAGGAGTCTGGCGACGACGTGTCGTTGTTGCAGTccatgtaaaataaaatattttggaTTAAAATAATGTGAAATTGGTGGAGGTGAGTGACAAATTGGCATCAAAACCAGCTATCCATATCAAATCGTATCTTGTGAAACGGATGAGGGGAAGGGAACCCATAACATGaaatatcaaacacattttGTGGCTTCTGGCACTTTCACATGTTTTCTCTTCCTAACTAGTTGGCAAAAGCAGTTCGGGGACTACTATATCtattaaaaattgaagaaaaatgacTTGTTGACATTAAAGTTTGTATCGAACGAGACTAAGATTGCAGTAATTAATTTCGCTTCTTTATATGTAAGTAGGATCAACCTATCATAACAAGGTTCCTTTCTCTCTTCAAAGAGTTTTATTACTTGAAAGTTTGCAGTTCAATTGATTAACAACATTTTTCTCATGTAAATAAGTTAGATcgtctctttttctttcattatcGGTTTTGAGATTTATTCACGATTCAAATTTTGCAACATGTGTTTTGTTTTACCTGACACGTCGTCATTAATCTTCagcataaaaaatattattaattaacaaCGATCTATATATATGACTGTATGCAAGATTCTCTTTCCGCCGCTGTATATGTAAGGGGAGCATGAGGGCCAAAATGGTGGGCAAGAATAAAGAAGAAAGCAATTGACAGGTATAGTGAAGCTTCAAAAACCGAGTAATGGAACAACGAAGATGTCTCCGTACGGAGTTGGATGTTAACTTTTCTTTGGGAATTTAGATTTAACTTAATGATGAAGTAGCAAGAAGTTTCGAGAGCCATCTTTTTTGTGCCACACGTGACATGTCAAAAGCTAATATCTTTAATCTCCTCTTAAGTTTCGGTTATGGGTTTTCGGCCACGTGTACTAgatcaaagttttttttttagtggaaAAATAGACCAAAGTTTGCTTCAATGTAAAGGTTGGTAGAAGCTTTTAAGCAAAGAGAAGGAGGTGTCCCTAAATTGGATTACATAGGCTAATGTGCATGATATCTACTTAATTGTCACGTAAAAAAGTTTGTCACTCAGGATTAGCAAATTAAGTaggtaaaattaaattttattatttttcatttataatatcCAATTTCACGGTTTTAACATTGAATTTTGGTGTGATGCTAGAGAGATCATTTTTTTGTAGATTACATGGTGTGGAAGTTGATAGTTAGACTTCTTCTTTCGATGATTAAAAAAAGACATCAACCGTCACTTTATGTGATTTACAAAAGATTatctaaaaatttgatctccttaAAATTTTCACTAGTTTTATCATCTTCGTCTACATGAAATATTGTACTAATAAAAAGATGTGAAACCCGATCTGACTATTCATGGGACTATAGATAACATTTGTCTATTTTAAGAGagtagacaaaatttgcaaactcaATTGGCTATACCACTAGAGTTAATTTTTGTCTGCGAAATAGATTTGCCTACCAAAATGCCTATAACACTATAGATGCTTTAAAAAGGCAAAGCAAACACCAAAAGATTGGGTAAGAATGTAAAGGTAAGTAGATAAACTTCAATTTGGGAGATACCTTAAACGGAAAGATAAACATGCATGAGTCAATACCATTGTCCTTTTCGCTTAATTATATATACCTATGTGTAAAATTTCTCAAAAGTGTCCAACCAAAACCATACATGCACCTCCTTGTACATTGAATTGAAATATTAACCTATGGTTTTCATTTATATAAATGTTTTAAACCCCTTATTTGCTTAGTTATTAATTAAGGGTCAttctctggaaaaaaaaaaaatcaaattcgcGATCATTTGTAATTCATATGTGTTGAAAAAAAACAACAGTTTTGATAACAATTAAGATGAGCATGATAGACCGTACATTGAATACCAAACACTTTTTGATTTGATTGATTGTTTTTTTAACATATTATCTTCATTGATACCTAGCAAAGAAGGAATAATTTTGATTGTGGCGTGTGTATGGTAAAAATTCGTTAATTATGACATGGCACACGAGGAGATACACCTCAGAAGTGCACCTAAGTAAtgttttacaagaaaaaaatcGGGGGAGCTGTAAGATAATAAGCATTTTCTACACCCTCGTTATCCTTCAGTAGTGTAGCTCCGTTATTGTAGAATTATAGAAtgtatttaataaaattaattgtcGAAAAGCTAAAAAACTCCAATTACCTTTGAAACCATAGTTTGTTAAACTTAAGTATTCTACAACTcaaacactctttttttttcttataactaCACGACATTTCGATTTTACAATTTTTCGAACAAAAAAAAGTCAGTAATTTTGAATGCTCATATATCTCTTGTCTGCGACGAGTCTTATTGAAAGAAACCTGCTCCGGTAGAACGGTATATAGGTGTTAGTTTTCCCTCGCTATTActcaaacaaaaatgaaatgtaTGCTTGTGTATTAGTCCATAGATCAAAACCTCGGTCGCAAAAcaaattcattttctttatgTACCCACTTATGAGGATCATGAATTCCAAGCGGATCATTAATTTATGATGAAGATGATAGACTTCAAGAGAATGATTCAGAGTTAGATAGGTTTAGTATAAAAGGTGACCCTTTCGTTCCGCCTAGAAGAAAGTACCCGGGCAAGCGGCCGAGACCCTCATAGGTattatttagaattttaaaCTTTATTATTTAAGATTATACAGTCTAGCTATTATAGTGTAACTGGAAGTGTTACGTATTAATTATAGCCTATGATTAATTATATAATTGTAATAGAAAAACGTgggtttgttttttaaattgttgattGAGTGGTTTATAAGTTGATATACTAGGTTTAGTTTAAGTTTGTTCCGACGGTTCTAAACTACGTCGTAGAAGATGAAGACAAAAGAACAAACGTTGATCGGAGGGCCGACAATCCAACATGCATGAACCCAAAAACGATTACATCTTTTGCGGCTGACAGGCAATCCTcaactcttcctcttctttggtCATTTGATATTGTCGTCTTTACATTTGTGTGGACTGAACTTGACACCCTCCACAATTAAATAGAGACCGAGTGTTGCTAGAGTTATGTCATAACATTCCTCAAAGATCCAAATAAACGTTTTAAAGACATGAACTAAATATTATAGGGTTAATTGTACTTATGCCCCCTTAATTATATCTTGTGTctcattttattattcaaaattcaaatgaacTCAGTTTGTGTGGTTCGTAAGGCGAGACATTTTGTTAACTATAAAACTTTTTCATTACAATTGATGATGTGACACATATACGAAGTGTATTTTCTTCATTACCACAACATAGATGAACCAATGAATGATTCCCACGTAGATCAAGAAACCAGAGTAAGTCAGTTTCAGACTTTCAGATGAAAAAATAAGAGACAGATTATAGTTCAGATATCATCGAAATATAATTAAGCCTTAATTAGGTGAGATTATGTGAGTGGCGAGTGCTTAGAGTTCATGCATTAGTTTCCTTTCTAGATCTGAAGTAAGTACATGACAAGATCTGGCTGTACAAGAGCCATATACAACTCATGTAATTAGGCGTTGTTGGGTGAATTTGATTGATAAATTAGACATGATGTTTGATACAACAACATAACATGGTGATTAGTACCAGTGACAGTAGTACTGAAAAGTCCAAAGGCAGCCAACCTGGGATTTTTCTAGGAGAGGGTACACCATAAATGATTGAGAACATGCGATGTGGGTGGACTCAAAGCCATTTGGTCGGACTCATGTGCTGTTGTTATCACAGAGATCCACTTCGAGCCTTAGTGTTCGGAGTCCAAAGATTTGACAATTCAGATTACTTAAATTGAAGCCGACGATCCTCATTAACTCATTATGCTGGCCCACCTCATACAAATCAAAGGCTTCGATCTCTTTTTCAAACAAACCAAAGGCTTGAATTTCATTATCCTTGGGCTCCGGATACTAAAGTTCAGGGAGTATCAAAATTCCTATTTTTTAGgtcagttttagggcaaagggggTCCTATTAACAACGGATCATGTTTGTTTGTCTGTTCCTCGTGTTATCCCATTGGTTTATTTGGTTGTTAGTTATTTGATTAAGATAATTAGGCACATATATTATGCAACATACCGAAGGTAACTCACAACGTGCGGCGAGGAGAGCGACCAGACGGTGCCGATGCTGACGGTGCCGAACGACCCTCTTCCTATGTATTTTCCTCGTACCCAAGAAACCGTGTCGTGAGAATGTTGAGAGTTTGAGTTCATTGTTCCCATGTCGGAATTTCTTTGCgtgttttcttttgtgttttcgATTTGGGTCCAACCGGGTATTTATATGTGAGGGAGATCCAAACGAAAGTTCGTATagaccttttttattttttaatttgtgggAAAAGATAAAAGCACAATTTTTTTGTGAGGGTGACATGGAAATTGCAAATGGATAAAGGGGAAAGGCGCGTGTGTGATGACGTCAGTGAGGCATCTTTGCCCCCTTTGGTTTGTGTTTGCATAGGGAACGGATAGTGGGGTGGGGgaaggaaaaggatccggcggGGGTGGGAGAAGGAAAATGATCCTCGTCGGATTTTTTTCTTAGGATCTTAGAGATTCTGTAATTttgtccattcatcgtacatcgtgcagtcagaaatcatttaagattcaaatataaataatacctaacgaTTTA is a genomic window containing:
- the LOC137715821 gene encoding mitogen-activated protein kinase kinase kinase 18-like, which translates into the protein MGKMNSNTQHSHDTVSWVRGKCIGRGSFGTVSIGVSKSDGHVFAVKSVDQAACLPGQLEALENEIRILRSLSSPHVVSYLRDDVSCESATSFRNLHLELLPGGTAVDADVDETTLRSRVWCVVSALKHVHSKGIVHCDVKGRNVLVGPAINQAKLADFGSAIVSSDDMWTSRITPRGSPLWMASEVINGEYQGPESDIWSLGCTIIEMVTGRPAWEDRGMETLARIGLSGELPRFPTQLSETGRDFLSKCLSRDPKERWSCDQLLQHPFLASASLNAVADSSPRSVLDWVNSEFGDQNDDVYEEDEQEYELSARNRISKLATEAGANWESDGWTVVREYSGSANSCEEEGTSEEYCNCVGVELELDNLSGGGSVERGVNYSGWCTVGASGSKRGYLAVERVRVGKTSRQSLCNLCGSKLLLLFLYFIRIFKNKLRILFICYIVYVSLSWHGDMHVMIEQSLIVVKLIMLNESKI